The Gopherus flavomarginatus isolate rGopFla2 chromosome 25, rGopFla2.mat.asm, whole genome shotgun sequence genome has a segment encoding these proteins:
- the CCDC47 gene encoding PAT complex subunit CCDC47 isoform X1, producing the protein MRSLWIFLAVLFIPWGFSLAKFDEFEDGDDIVEYDDNDFAEFEDITEDITTESPQRIITTEDDEEEATVELEGHDENQEDFDDADAQEGDTESEPYDDEEFEGYEEKTDASPSKSKDPITIVDVPAHLQNSWESYYMEILMVTGLLAYIMNYIIGKNKNNRLAQAWFNTHRELLESNFALVGDDGTNKEAISTGKLNQENEHIYNLWCSGRVCCEGMLIQLKFLKRQDLLNVLARMMRPACDQVQIKVTMNDEDMDTYVFAVGTRKALVRLQKEMQDLSEFCSDKPKSGAKYGLPESLAILSEMGEITEGMMDTKMVHFLTHYADKIESVHFSDQFSGPKLMQEEGQPLKLPDTKRTLLFTFNVPGSGNTSPKDMEALLPLMNMVIYSIDKAKKFRLNREGKQKADKNRARVEENFLKLTHVQRQEAAQSRREEKKRAEKERIMNEEDPEKQRRLEEAALRREQKKLEKKQMKMKQIKVKAM; encoded by the exons ATGAGGAGCTTGTGGATCTTCCTTGCTGTTTTGTTCATCCCATGGGGCTTTTCTTTGGCCAAGTTTGATGAATTTGAGGACGGAGATGACATTGTGGAGTACGATGATAATGACTTTGCAGAGTTTGAAGATATTACTGAAGATATAACCACAGAATCTCCCCAGAGGATCATAACCACagaagatgatgaggaggaggccACTGTAGAGCTTGAAGGTCACGATGAAAATCAGGAGGACTTTGATGATGCAGATGCACAG GAAGGAGATACTGAGAGTGAGCCATATGATGATGAGGAATTTGAAGGCTACGAAGAAAAAACAGATGCATCTCCCAGCAAAAGCAAAGACCCCATAACAATTGTTGAT GTCCCTGCACATCTTCAAAACAGTTGGGAGAGTTACTACATGGAGATCTTAATGGTAACTGGTCTTCTTGCATACATCATGAACTACATCATTGGGAAGAATAAAAACAACCGGCTAGCTCAGGCCTGGTTCAACACTCACAGGGAGTTGCTGGAAAGTAACTTTGCCCTTGTTG GGGATGATGGCACAAATAAAGAAGCCATAAGCACGGGGAAGCTCAACCAAGAAAACGAACACATATACAACTTATGGTGCTCTGGCAGGGTGTGCTGTGAGGGAATGCTTATCCAGCTAAAG TTTCTCAAGAGGCAAGACCTTCTGAATGTACTTGCTCGTATGATGAGGCCAGCCTGTGACCAAGTG caaataaaagtAACAATGAATGATGAAGATATGGATACCTATGTGTTTGCTGTTGGAACAAGAAAAGCCTTAGTGCGACTTCAGAAGGAAATGCAGGACCTG AGTGAGTTCTGCAGTGACAAACCCAAGTCTGGGGCAAAGTATGGGCTTCCAGAGTCGCTGGCTATCCTGTCAGAGATGGGAGAGATCACAGAGGGAATGATGGACACAAAG ATGGTACATTTCCTCACACACTATGCTGACAAGATTGAGTCCGTCCatttttcagaccagttctccggTCCAAAACTTATGCAAGA GGAGGGTCAGCCTTTAAAACTGCCCGACACTAAAAGGACACTATTGTTTACGTTTAATG TTCCTGGTTCAGGCAACACTTCCCCAAAGGATATGGAGGCTTTGCTGCCTTTGATGAACATGGTTATTTATTCTATTGACAAAGCAAAAAAGTTCCGTCTAAATAGAGAA GGTAAACAAAAAGCTGATAAGAACAGGGCGAGAGTAGAAGAGAACTTCCTTAAATTGACTCATGTGCAAAGGCAGGAGGCTGCCCAGTCCCGCCGGGAAGAGAAGAAGCGGGCAGAGAAGGAGCGAATTATGAATGAGGAAGATCCGGAGAAACAGCGCCGGCTGGAG GAAGCTGCTTTGCGACGTGAGCAGAAAAAACTTGAAAAGAAGCAGATGAAGatgaagcaaataaaagtgaaagccATGTGA
- the CCDC47 gene encoding PAT complex subunit CCDC47 isoform X2 yields the protein MLRKQLATGPAPRRRRTSSFLQLLPAVTMRSLWIFLAVLFIPWGFSLAKFDEFEDGDDIVEYDDNDFAEFEDITEDITTESPQRIITTEDDEEEATVELEGHDENQEDFDDADAQEGDTESEPYDDEEFEGYEEKTDASPSKSKDPITIVDVPAHLQNSWESYYMEILMVTGLLAYIMNYIIGKNKNNRLAQAWFNTHRELLESNFALVGDDGTNKEAISTGKLNQENEHIYNLWCSGRVCCEGMLIQLKFLKRQDLLNVLARMMRPACDQVQIKVTMNDEDMDTYVFAVGTRKALVRLQKEMQDLSEFCSDKPKSGAKYGLPESLAILSEMGEITEGMMDTKMVHFLTHYADKIESVHFSDQFSGPKLMQEEGQPLKLPDTKRTLLFTFNVPGSGNTSPKDMEALLPLMNMVIYSIDKAKKFRLNREGKQKADKNRARVEENFLKLTHVQRQEAAQSRREEKKRAEKERIMNEEDPEKQRRLEEAALRREQKKLEKKQMKMKQIKVKAM from the exons ATGCTCCGGAAGCAGCTAGcaacaggtccagctcctaggcggaggcgcaCAAGCAGTTTCTTGCAACTCTTGCCTGCAG tgaccATGAGGAGCTTGTGGATCTTCCTTGCTGTTTTGTTCATCCCATGGGGCTTTTCTTTGGCCAAGTTTGATGAATTTGAGGACGGAGATGACATTGTGGAGTACGATGATAATGACTTTGCAGAGTTTGAAGATATTACTGAAGATATAACCACAGAATCTCCCCAGAGGATCATAACCACagaagatgatgaggaggaggccACTGTAGAGCTTGAAGGTCACGATGAAAATCAGGAGGACTTTGATGATGCAGATGCACAG GAAGGAGATACTGAGAGTGAGCCATATGATGATGAGGAATTTGAAGGCTACGAAGAAAAAACAGATGCATCTCCCAGCAAAAGCAAAGACCCCATAACAATTGTTGAT GTCCCTGCACATCTTCAAAACAGTTGGGAGAGTTACTACATGGAGATCTTAATGGTAACTGGTCTTCTTGCATACATCATGAACTACATCATTGGGAAGAATAAAAACAACCGGCTAGCTCAGGCCTGGTTCAACACTCACAGGGAGTTGCTGGAAAGTAACTTTGCCCTTGTTG GGGATGATGGCACAAATAAAGAAGCCATAAGCACGGGGAAGCTCAACCAAGAAAACGAACACATATACAACTTATGGTGCTCTGGCAGGGTGTGCTGTGAGGGAATGCTTATCCAGCTAAAG TTTCTCAAGAGGCAAGACCTTCTGAATGTACTTGCTCGTATGATGAGGCCAGCCTGTGACCAAGTG caaataaaagtAACAATGAATGATGAAGATATGGATACCTATGTGTTTGCTGTTGGAACAAGAAAAGCCTTAGTGCGACTTCAGAAGGAAATGCAGGACCTG AGTGAGTTCTGCAGTGACAAACCCAAGTCTGGGGCAAAGTATGGGCTTCCAGAGTCGCTGGCTATCCTGTCAGAGATGGGAGAGATCACAGAGGGAATGATGGACACAAAG ATGGTACATTTCCTCACACACTATGCTGACAAGATTGAGTCCGTCCatttttcagaccagttctccggTCCAAAACTTATGCAAGA GGAGGGTCAGCCTTTAAAACTGCCCGACACTAAAAGGACACTATTGTTTACGTTTAATG TTCCTGGTTCAGGCAACACTTCCCCAAAGGATATGGAGGCTTTGCTGCCTTTGATGAACATGGTTATTTATTCTATTGACAAAGCAAAAAAGTTCCGTCTAAATAGAGAA GGTAAACAAAAAGCTGATAAGAACAGGGCGAGAGTAGAAGAGAACTTCCTTAAATTGACTCATGTGCAAAGGCAGGAGGCTGCCCAGTCCCGCCGGGAAGAGAAGAAGCGGGCAGAGAAGGAGCGAATTATGAATGAGGAAGATCCGGAGAAACAGCGCCGGCTGGAG GAAGCTGCTTTGCGACGTGAGCAGAAAAAACTTGAAAAGAAGCAGATGAAGatgaagcaaataaaagtgaaagccATGTGA